One region of Quercus lobata isolate SW786 chromosome 2, ValleyOak3.0 Primary Assembly, whole genome shotgun sequence genomic DNA includes:
- the LOC115975115 gene encoding zinc finger MYM-type protein 1-like, with the protein MDKYLIRKPRTQDSAPAQDSSSSSKRIRVDFNLENLPSDPGLREKISSYHPNDRDEIRRYYLTKGPCQPVLHSDDYPISFFSGKPRRFLSKWYKDRCWLEYSIDKDAVFCFYCYLFGQDVGKQGGGDTFVTKGFKLWNQKDKLNSHVGGVNSAHYQAVQKGNDLLNKKQHIQSVFVKQSNQDKIDYWIQLNAIVDCIRFLLCRGLAFRGHDESQGSSDKGNFLELVQFLGDHNESINEVLQKASKNCKLTHPDIQKDIVNAIARETSKAIIKDLDNGFFSILVDELRDISVKEQMALVLRYVNKEGIIIERFLGIVHVASTTALSLKHAIECLLCEHNLSLSNLRGQGYDGASNMQGDINGLKTLILKENKSAFYVHCFAHQLQLTLVAVAKNHINIAEFFYVVSNLVTVVGGSCKRRDALRDTQFAKIKEDLENGVRRSGQGLNQETNLKRPGDTRWGSYYGTILSLILMFSAIVDVLEIIEEDGLSDQKVEARSIMRSILSFEFVFALHLMKNILGITNELSIALQKKNQDIVNAMDLVKVSKQRLQVMRDDGLASLLAEVSLFCTSHDIPILDMEAIFVVSGRPRRNTQQNTNLHHYRVELFYTVIDMQLQELNNRFSEANTDLLLCMACLNPSNSFVAFDKEKLIRLAKFYPSDFLGTDILALDSQLQNYIFDMRSNDFFLELQGVSELAEKLVSTRKHETYPLVYLLVKLALTLPVATATVERSFSAMKYVKNELRNRMGDQWMNDCLIVYIEKDVACSIDNETIMQRFQNMKTRRKQL; encoded by the coding sequence atggacaaatatttgataagaaaaccacgtaCCCAAGATTCAGCTCCTGCACAAgattcttcttcatcttctaagcGAATTCGTGTTGACTTTAACTTAGAGAATCTTCCTTCAGATCCTGGGCTACGAGAAAAAATATCATCTTATCATCCTAATGATCGtgatgaaataagaagatattatttaacaaaaggCCCTTGTCAACCTGTTTTACACAGTGATGATTAccctatatcttttttttctggAAAGCCTCGTCGATTTTTATCCAAATGGTATAAAGATAGATGCTGGTTGGAATATAGTATAGACAAAGATGCAGTATTCTGTTTTTATTGCTATCTATTTGGACAAGATGTTGGTAAGCAAGGGGGAGGTGACACTTTTGTAacgaagggattcaaactttggaatCAGAAAGATAAGTTAAATTCCCATGTTGGAGGAGTTAATAGTGCTCATTACCAAGCTGTCCAGAAGGGTAATGATTTGTTGAACAAAAAGCAACACATTCAAAGTGTTTTTGTTAAGCaatcaaatcaagataaaaTTGACTATTGGAttcaattaaatgcaatagTTGATTGCATAAGATTCCTTTTATGCCGGGGATTAGCTTTTCGTGGTCACGATGAATCCCAAGGTTCAAGTGATAAAGGAAATTTTCTTGagcttgtacaatttttgggGGATCACAATGAATCTATTAATGAAGTGTTGCAAAAAGCTTCGAAAAATTGCAAGCTTACCCACCCTGACATTCAAAAAGATATTGTGAATGCAATTGCACGTGAAACAtccaaagccatcatcaaggatcttgacaatgggttcttttcaatattagttGATGAGTTACGTGATATCTCAGTGAAAGAACAAATGGCTCTCGTTCTTCGTTATGTGAACAAAGAAGGCATTATTATAGAGCGATTCCTTGGTATTGTACATGTAGCAAGTACTACCGCTTTGTCACTCAAGCATGCTATTGAATGTTTACTTTGTGAACATAATTTGAGTTTATCGAACCTACGTGGGCAAGGTTATGACGGGGCTAGTAATATGCAAGGTGATATCAATGgtctcaaaactttaattttgaaagagaacaAGTCAGCATTTTATGTCCATTGTTTTGCTCATCAACTTCAATTGACACTTGTTGCTGTtgctaaaaatcacattaacattgctgaatttttttatgtggttagTAATTTAGTAACTGTTGTTGGAGGTTCTTGTAAGAGACGAGATGCTCTTCGAGATACacaatttgccaaaattaaagaagatttaGAGAATGGTGTTCGTAGAAGTGGGCAAGGTTTGAATCAAGAGACAAATCTTAAACGTCCTGGTGATACACGTTGGGGATCATATTATGGGACCATTCTCagtttgattttgatgttctctGCAATTGTTGATGTGCTAGAgattattgaagaagatggcCTCTCCGACCAAAAAGTTGAAGCTCGATCTATTATGAGgtcaattctttcttttgaatttgtctttgctctacacttgatgaaaaatattttagggatcacaaatgagttgtcaatagcattacaaaaaaaaaatcaagatatagTAAATGCTATGGATCTTGTTAAAGTGTCTAAGCAACGGTTGCAAGTGATGAGAGATGATGGATTGGCATCTTTATTGGCTGAAGTATCTTTATTTTGTACCTCACATGATATTCCTATCTTGGACATGGAAGCGATATTTGTAGTTAGTGGGAGGCCGCGGCGCAAcacccaacaaaatacaaatttacatcattatcGTGTTGAGCTATTCTACACAGTCATAGATATGCAACTTCAAGAGCTTAACAACCGTTTTTCTGAGGCGAATACTGATTTGCTACTTTGTATGGCTTGCTTGAATCCAAGTAATTCATTTGTGGCTTTCGATAAGGAAAAGTTGATACGTCTAGCTAAGTTCTATCcttctgattttcttgggacagATATTTTGGCACTTGACTCTCAACTGcagaattatatttttgatatgCGCAGCAATGACTTCTTTTTAGAGCTTCAAGGAGTTAGTGAACTTGCTGAAAAGTTAGTGAGCACAAGAAAACACGAGACTTATCCATTAGTCTATTTGCTAGTGAAGCTAGCTTTGACCCTTCCAGTTGCTACTGCAACagtagaaagaagtttttcagcAATGAAATATGTAAAGAATGAACTGCGCAATCGAATGGGAGATcaatggatgaatgattgcttgattgtgtatattgaaaaagatgtagcttgtagcattgataatgagactattatgcaacgatttcaaaatatgaaaactcgtagaaaGCAATTGTAA